Genomic DNA from Comamonas antarctica:
AACGCGCTGCTCAGCGGCTGTAACCAGAAAAGCAGCCGCGACCCGGTCATGGAGGTGAACGAGGCCGATGCCCAGCAGGCGCTCGACGACCTGCTGCGCCTGAGCCTGGTCACGCCAGTGAGCGGCAGCCGCACCCAGCGCTGGGAGCACAATTTCCCGCGCGGCATGGGCGTGCCCGAGCAATCGGCGGTGTTGCTGGCGCTGCTGCTGCTGCGCGGCCCGCAGACCGCGGCCGAGCTGCGGCTCAATGCCGAACGCTGGCACCGCTTTGCCGATATTTCGTCGGTCGAGGCGTTTCTCGACGAACTGCAGGAGCGCAGCGAGGAAAAAGGCGGACCGCTGGTGGTGCTGCTGCCACGCGCGCCCGGTGCACGCGAGCCGCGCTGGGCCACGCTGCTGGGCGGCCCCATCGATCTGTCCGCCCTGCCCGCAGCCCCGGCTGCGCGCAGCGCTGCCAGCAGCGGCAACGAGCAGCGCATTGCGGCGCTTGAAGCGCAGGTGCAGCAGTTGCAGGCGCAGCTCGACGCGCTGTGCCGGCAACTGGGCATCGAGCCAGAGAACACGCCCGAGGGCCATTGAACGCGGCTGATTCAACGCGGCTGACGCGATCGGTGTCCCGCTGCGGACAGCACAAAAAAGCACGGGCGTGCTACAAATCTTCCATAACCGGAGACTGACGCATGGATCTCGCTTTCACCCCTGAGGAACAGGCCTTCCGCGAAGAAGTTCGCGCCTGGATTCGCAGCCATCTGCCCGAAGACATCGCGCACAAGGTGCGCAACGCATTGCGCCTGTCGCGCGACGACCTGCAGCGCTGGGCCAAGATCCTGGGCAGCCGCGGCTGGCTGGGCCACGGCTGGCCCAAGCAGTTCGGCGGCCCAGGCTGGAGCGCGGTGCAAAAGCACCTGTTCGAGGAAGAATGCGCGCTGGCCTGTGCCCCGCGCGTCATTCCGTTCGGCCCGGTCATGGTGGCGCCGGTGATCATGGCCTTCGGCACGCCCGAGCAGCAGCAGCGCTTCCTGCCGGGCATTGCCAGCGGCGAAGTCTGGTGGAGCCAGGGCTACAGCGAGCCGGGCTCGGGCTCGGACCTGGCTTCGGTCAAGACGCGCGCCGAACGCCAGGGCGACCACTACGTGGTCAACGGCCAGAAGACCTGGACCACGCTCGGCCAGTACGGCGAATGGATCTTCTGCCTGGTGCGCACCAGCACCGAAGGCAAGCCGCAGACCGGCATCTCCTTCCTGCTGATCGACATGAAGTCGCCCGGCGTGACGGTGCGCCCGATCAAGCTGCTCGACGGCGAACGCGAAGTCAATGAAGTGTTCTTCGACAACGTCCAGGTGCCGGTCGAGAACCTGATCGGCGAGGAAAACAAGGGCTGGACCTATGCCAAGCATCTGCTCTCGCACGAGCGCACCAACATCGCCGACGTGAACCGTTCCAAGCGCGAACTCGAGCGTCT
This window encodes:
- a CDS encoding YceH family protein, with the protein product MPFDPRSTPLNPVQARVLATLMEKARTVPDSYPLSLNALLSGCNQKSSRDPVMEVNEADAQQALDDLLRLSLVTPVSGSRTQRWEHNFPRGMGVPEQSAVLLALLLLRGPQTAAELRLNAERWHRFADISSVEAFLDELQERSEEKGGPLVVLLPRAPGAREPRWATLLGGPIDLSALPAAPAARSAASSGNEQRIAALEAQVQQLQAQLDALCRQLGIEPENTPEGH
- a CDS encoding acyl-CoA dehydrogenase family protein translates to MDLAFTPEEQAFREEVRAWIRSHLPEDIAHKVRNALRLSRDDLQRWAKILGSRGWLGHGWPKQFGGPGWSAVQKHLFEEECALACAPRVIPFGPVMVAPVIMAFGTPEQQQRFLPGIASGEVWWSQGYSEPGSGSDLASVKTRAERQGDHYVVNGQKTWTTLGQYGEWIFCLVRTSTEGKPQTGISFLLIDMKSPGVTVRPIKLLDGEREVNEVFFDNVQVPVENLIGEENKGWTYAKHLLSHERTNIADVNRSKRELERLKRIAKAEGVWEDQRFRDQIALLEVDVIALEMMVLRVLSAETSGKNPLDIAGLLKIKGSEIQQRYSELMMLAAGPFSLPFIEEAMEAGWQGDQSAGALGGFPGGETQNAPLASTYFNMRKTTIYGGSNEVQRNIVAQTVFG